The following proteins are co-located in the Apium graveolens cultivar Ventura chromosome 5, ASM990537v1, whole genome shotgun sequence genome:
- the LOC141659895 gene encoding uncharacterized protein LOC141659895: MAKDHEANYMCKLCSKCFPCGRSLGGHMRSHVIHPTDQEKLQKLKRLPAGDNGGINTLVESDAAAYGLREKPKKTYRFKDSSEDTLLHVDKICKECGKDFPSWKALFGHMKCHSDKITRTRVDEQDSGTSADQSENGKVNPRKKRSVRRTKRYFKMEISGTTATSSSLSCNANTTASVSEIEQEQEEVALCLIMLSKDVSNWSGLKSIGESSVNNSEFVDAQSFTKTEGKQVGGDEIVKLKKKLNGNLRDGPKMNRSEIKVGGLIMLNDKLKSKVVEELEFQVSEVEIERTLINASKSDEESDLGTKKLIPSKRKEPDFVGPEYKVNNMEMIKIGCDQRRKYECPSCNKAFNTFQALGGHRASNKKMKGCFGLINSCENRVIAADLRISPIPPADNRSLIAHEMTTDTSNGTKKIIKGGSHECQICFRVFSSGQALGGHKRSHLIAEAKNSQGITSSSIVIQKPVPEIRDFLDLNLPAPEEDDISTSEIGFRQWWMGNNNHEALLGLL; this comes from the coding sequence ATGGCAAAAGATCATGAAGCAAACTACATGTGTAAATTGTGCAGCAAATGCTTCCCTTGTGGAAGATCCTTGGGAGGTCACATGAGGTCTCATGTGATTCATCCAACTGATCAAGAAAAGCTCCAAAAATTGAAAAGGTTGCCTGCAGGTGATAATGGTGGTATCAACACTTTAGTAGAGTCTGATGCAGCTGCTTATGGTCTCAGAGAGAAACCGAAAAAAACATATCGATTTAAAGATTCAAGTGAAGATACTTTGCTTCATGTCGATAAAATTTGCAAGGAATGTGGAAAAGATTTTCCATCTTGGAAGGCTTTATTTGGGCACATGAAGTGCCATTCTGATAAAATTACACGTACTCGCGTGGATGAACAAGATTCCGGGACTAGTGCTGATCAATCTGAAAATGGGAAGGTGAATCCAAGAAAAAAGAGATCAGTAAGAAGAACCAAAAGGTACTTTAAGATGGAAATTTCTGGTACTACTGCAACTTCATCTTCTTTATCTTGTAATGCAAATACTACAGCATCTGTTTCTGAAATTGAGCAAGAACAAGAAGAAGTTGCTTTGTGTTTGATTATGCTTTCTAAGGATGTGAGTAATTGGAGTGGTCTAAAATCTATCGGTGAGTCCTCTGTTAATAATTCTGAGTTCGTAGATGCTCAGTCGTTCACTAAAACAGAAGGTAAGCAGGTTGGCGGTGATGAGATTGTCAAGTTAAAGAAGAAATTAAATGGGAATTTAAGAGATGGTCCTAAAATGAACAGATCAGAAATCAAAGTTGGTGGACTAATAATGCTCAATGATAAGCTGAAGTCTAAAGTAGTTGAGGAATTAGAATTCCAGGTGTCTGAAGTTGAGATAGAGAGGACTTTGATCAATGCAAGTAAATCTGATGAAGAAAGTGATTTGGGTACCAAGAAACTTATTCCAAGCAAGAGGAAAGAACCTGACTTCGTAGGACCTGAATATAAAGTGAACAACATGGAAATGATCAAGATAGGATGTGATCAGAGAAGAAAATATGAGTGTCCCTCTTGTAACAAGGCCTTCAACACTTTCCAAGCACTTGGAGGTCACAGAGCAAGTAACAAGAAAATGAAAGGCTGCTTTGGCCTGATAAACAGTTGCGAGAACAGGGTGATTGCAGCTGACCTTCGTATTTCTCCAATACCACCTGCTGATAACAGGAGTCTCATTGCTCATGAAATGACTACAGACACAAGCAATGGAACTAAAAAGATAATTAAGGGGGGTTCACATGAATGCCAAATTTGCTTTAGAGTTTTCTCTTCAGGACAAGCGTTGGGTGGTCACAAGAGATCACATTTGATTGCTGAAGCCAAAAACAGCCAGGGTATTACAAGTAGCAGCATTGTGATACAGAAACCAGTTCCGGAGATTCGTGACTTTCTTGATCTTAACTTGCCTGCTCCAGAAGAGGATGATATAAGTACTTCTGAAATTGGTTTTAGGCAATGGTGGATGGGAAATAACAACCATGAGGCGTTGCTTGGTCTGCTATAA